From Hyphomicrobiales bacterium 4NK60-0047b, the proteins below share one genomic window:
- a CDS encoding response regulator transcription factor, with product MNILIAEDDVHLREGLNDLFSQEGYNCALTQDGEEALSQFKENRPDFCIFDVMMPKMDGFELCRKVRALDDHIPIILLTAKGDEVDRVVGLELGADDYIAKPFGSRELIARVKAITRRATNSSKQKTKQQTPFVMDHLTVDPKSLRATNGDKIIQLTMRELKVLEMLYENKGKVLSRLELFEECWGRRYMANSRALDQFISQLRQKIELDQSNPKIIRTVHGVGYRYEN from the coding sequence ATGAACATACTTATAGCCGAAGATGATGTCCATTTAAGAGAAGGTTTGAATGACTTATTCAGCCAAGAAGGATACAATTGCGCTCTCACTCAAGATGGTGAAGAAGCACTAAGCCAATTCAAAGAAAATCGCCCAGACTTTTGTATTTTTGATGTGATGATGCCAAAAATGGATGGCTTTGAATTATGCCGAAAGGTAAGAGCTCTTGATGATCATATCCCCATCATTCTCCTAACTGCAAAAGGAGATGAAGTCGACAGAGTAGTCGGCTTAGAACTCGGAGCTGATGATTATATCGCCAAACCCTTTGGGTCACGTGAGCTCATTGCCAGAGTAAAAGCCATAACAAGACGGGCAACAAACTCTTCGAAACAAAAAACAAAACAACAAACTCCGTTTGTAATGGATCATCTCACAGTTGACCCAAAATCTCTAAGAGCAACAAACGGCGACAAAATCATCCAACTAACTATGCGCGAGTTAAAAGTATTGGAAATGCTCTATGAAAATAAAGGCAAAGTGCTCTCTCGCCTTGAGTTATTTGAAGAATGCTGGGGACGGCGCTACATGGCAAACAGTAGAGCCCTAGATCAATTCATATCCCAACTCAGACAAAAAATAGAACTCGACCAATCAAACCCCAAAATAATCAGAACCGTCCATGGTGTTGGATATCGATATGAAAATTAA